agaggtggccGGGAGACACGTCTCTCATTCACTCGATCTGTCTCTTATTCTTTcaccctctgtttctctctttctctctctctctctttttccattCCAGTCTGTCTTTATTTCTGTTTtgctctttctgtctttttgtcttacTCGCCCTACCTTTCTCTTTTGCAGCCTACAAGGGCagaactttctctctctctctctctccctctctctctctctcagttgctCGCTCCTTCCTTCTCCCCATATCCCTCTCCATCActcttttgttcttttttcttcctaccacctcccccacaccctgcAGCCCCACAGTCAAGTGGTCAAGGTTGAAGGATGAGCGTGTGGTTAAAACTCTAAAAGGCAGTGCTGTAATTACGCGCTGAGTTTTCTCCCCCCGCGTCTCATCTGATCAAATCTGGCTCCAGAATCTACTGACGGATGGATGGTTCTGGTGTCTCTTCTGGCGGACACCCATCAGCTCTTCCAGAGCCTGCAGGGTGTGAGGGCTCTAGAATGCATGCTGTGATCTTGATGGACGTTGGGCAGACGTTGGGCAGAGGCTCAAGTGGATTAGCAGAGGTGTCTGTGTTTccagaagagcagagagaaacGCAGATATGCCACCATAAGGATAACTGATGAGACAGAGCTGAAactgaggtcacaggtcaactCGGGGAAAAAAATACATTAGAACTGATGAACACGGAGAAACATTGATGTTGAATGACATTATTGTGACTCACCCAGCATTCAGTGCTGTGTAATCACAAACACTCCGGTGCACTCAGGTGTACGGTTGGTTAAAAATGCATGGGCTcaggcatttgtgtgtgtgtgtgtgtgtgtgtgtgtgtgtgtgtgtgtgtgcacgcacgtgtaagtgtgtgtggggtctgacTCATCCAAGGTGTTCGTTCATTTGAAAGCAAAACACAGTGTGCATGCAgtgaaccagagagagagagtgtgtgtgtgtgtgtatgcatgtgctgACATGACTGTAGTTCCTAGAGATGGAGTATTATAGAGTGTTCTAAATAGTGACACAGGGGGTTATAGTAGGGTCAgacgtttgtgtgtgcgtgtgcgtgtgtgtgtgtgcgtgtgcgtgtgcgtgtgtgtgtgcgtgtgcgtgtgtgtgtgtgcgtgtgcgtgtgtgtgtgtgcgtgtgtgtgtgtgtgtggaatccTCATCTCCATCAGCCGGACAAGACTCACTCAAGCTGAGCACATTTTTCAGATTCCGTTGCcttcaccactctctctctctctctctctctctctctctctctctctctctctctccaacacacacacacacattcatatccATTAAGACCTTCTTGTCTGCTCTCGATTAACAGAAACTCAGCAGTAAACAGCTGCAGTCTcatgccctgtgtgtgtgtgtgtgtgtgtgtgtgtgtgtgtgtgtgtgtgtgtgtgtgtgtgtgtgagagagagagagcgagagcgagagagagagagaaagagagggagcgagagggtttataggtttgtgtgtgtgtgtgtgtataagagagaaaggttcatatgtgtgtgaaaGTGAAAGAGGGatcatatgggtgtgtgtatgagagagaaagggtttgtgtgtgtgtgtgtgtgtgtgtgtgtgtgtgtgtgtgtgtgtgtgtgtgtgtgtgtgtgtgtgtgtgtgtgtgtgtgaacgacAGAGAGAGTAGGGTGTCATCTTCCTGACGATTTTCTTTTAGAGGCCGGAAGATGAGTGAGTGGATGATATGAGTTGAATAAAGTCGTGTTTTCACACTCATGGGACTAATCCTGTCAGTCATCATATAAAGGCATCTGATCGTATACACATGTTAAACTCTCCTATACATCTGAGAAACCAAAGAGATATTGTTTGAAGAAAAGAAAACATgaactctctgtctctgtctgtctctctctctctctctctctctctctctctctctctttctctctctcagtgccaGGTATTCTTGGCTGTTTTAAGGACAGTGGTGACCCCTCTCCTCTGGCTGACAGCTACCAGACCTCCCAGAAACTCACTGTGCAGAACTGCATCAGTTTCTGCCGGAGCCAGAGATACAAGGTGAGCAATGCCATCCCACTCGTGTCAGGACTCGTGTCAGGACTGTGTCAGGACTCGTGTCAGGACTCCGTTCACTTGACTGCTGCAGCAAGCTGTCTGAACAAGCCAGCAGACCTGTCCGTGTGCATCCCAACCGCTGAGCAGACCTGTCCCCGTGTGTCCCGACCGCTGAGCAGACCTGTCCCCGTGTGTCCCGACCGCTGAACAGACCTGTCCCCGTGTGTCCTGACCGCTGAGCAgacctgtccctgtgtgtcctgaccactgagcagacctgtccctgtgtgtcctgACCACTGAGCAGACCTGTCCCTGTGCATCCCGACCACTGAGCAGACCTGTCTCTGTGCGTCCCGACCACTGAGCAgacctgtccctgtgtgtcccgACCACTGAGCAGACCTGTCCCCGTGTGTCCCGACCACTGAGCAGACCTGTCCCTGTGCGTCCCGACCACTGAGCAGACCTGTCCCTGTGCGTCCCGACCACTGAGCAGACCTGTCCCTGTGCGTCCCGACCACTGAGCAGACCTGTCCCTGTGCGTCCCGACCACTGAGCAgacctgtctctgtgtgtcctgaccactgagcagacctgtccctgtgtgtcctgACCACTGAGCAGATCTGTACCCGTGTGTCCCGACCACTGAGCAGACCTGTCCCTGTGCATCCCGACCACTGAGCAgacctgtccctgtgtgtcctgACCACTGAGCAGACCTGTCCCTATGTGTCCCGACCACTGAGCAGACCTGTCCCTTTGTGTCCCGACCACTGAGCAGACCTGTCCCCGCTTGTCCCTCCCTCTGACTGTGTCCTGTTTCTCCCTCACATACTTTGACTTTCTTCAAGACGATGACCAATGGTTTTGTTTTGCCATGAAAGTGCTGATGTCATTTCTGACATCTAGATTTgtctcaaaccccccccccccctattttTTTTGTAGTTTGCGGGAATGGAGGCAGGGTATGCTTGTTTCTGTGGCAACGACCTTGACTACCATCTCCATGGTGACGCCCCTAGTTTGGAATGCAGCCATGGGTGTTTTGGAGACCAACAGCAACCCTGTGGTGGGGATGGCCATGTCATTGTCTTTGACTGTGAGTTTGATTACACCATTTAATCCGCTTGATCTACTTGATCTGTTTGAAATCATTCCAATCTGGATTACTTATAAGGTCTGGACTGCTTCTTATCCTGGGCTAGAGAACAGATTCTAATGCAATTTAACGTGTGTGCTAAAACTAGCTAAAACATTGTTTTTGCTTGGCTACCCTGGTAACTTTTCAAAGGTGATAATTTCATCTCTCTGTCCTGTGACTCTCATAGCATGTAAGTGAACtgcatgtgtttctgtgtaGCCAAAGTGGGTTCGTGTGGCGGAAACTACACTTCTCCGTCAGCTGTGATCTACTCTCCTGACTTCCCAGACAAATACGCCCCCGGGCGTGTCTGTTACTGGACCATCCAGGTACAAACTTGTGTCTGTGTACAGATGTTCAGACTGATTCTTTCTGCTACATTTCCCAGGTCTGCACCTCTTCACAGTGTGCATGACTTCATCGAATCAGTCTAGAAACATCCAGAGGATTCGGCTTTTGTGCATCACCTGCGCTACATTCCGTTCTGCATTATGACGTCACTGGTTACTCCATTGTGACATCACTGGTCACTCTGTCCTTCTCACCCAGGTTCCAGGTGCCTCGGTCCTGCTCTTGAACTTCACCTTCTTCAACATCATGGACCAGGCTGATATGGTGGAGCTGTTGGATGGATACACCCATCAGGTGGTGGCAAGATTCGATGGACGGAATCCCCCGCGGGAAGTGATCAACATCACCGTCGACTTTGTGATTCTCTACTTCTACTCTGACAGGACGAACCAGGCACAGGGCTTCTCATTGATTTATCATGGTAAGCTTTGCAATATTTTATGTGCTTTTATGTTTGTTTGCTGACTCtgaaggatggatggatgaatgcgTATGGATGGTGAGTGGTATGGATTTGGAGCAAAATAGTTTGATGTATGGATAGAGATTCACTAATGTTATGaaacattaaaataacaaaCCCTATCAGCTGGAAACATGCCATGACTGTGTAGCTTAGTGGCCACAGAGTAAGCTATTCAGGTTGTACTACTAGACCAACAGGCTACTGACATCAACCCAACGTACCTGCAAAGTTAACATGCACAGTTTCACTCCTTACACAGTGCATTAACACTATTACATCTTACATGATATCACATTTTAGACTTTAATACAGTTGAAGCTCTTTTATTTGCACCTGTGGTGGAATGTTTCGGAGGAGGTATGTGCTGATTTCATGGCCATGTGCTTACAAAGATCATGTGACACCATCTCAGTGGAAAGAACCATTTGCATCTGCAGGTGCAGCCTGTCATTTCTTGTGTCCTTTATGCATTTGCATAAAGACAAACATGTCTGCAGCTTTTTACGTGTCCCTCCAAGGTGCAGAGTGAAAGAGTAGAGAGAATGTAAGAGTAGTGAGAGTGTAAGGGAATAGAGTGTAAGGTAAAGGACTGAAGGGAGTGTAAGTGAAGGGTGTGTAGGTGAAGAGAgtgtaggtgaagggagtgaagggagtgaaaGTGAAGGGAGTGTATGTGAAGGGAGTTTATGTGAAGCAAGTGAATGGCGTGTAAGTGAAGGGAGTGCAGGGAGTGTAGTTGAAGGGAGTGTAGGTGAAGAGAgtgtaggtgaagggagtgaagtGAGTGTAAGTAAAGAGAGTGTAGGTGAagggggtgaagggagtgaaAGTGAAGGGAGTAAAGTGAAGGGAgtgtaggtgaagggagtgaaaGTAAAGGGAgtgtaggtgaagggagtgtaggtgaagggagtgtaggtgaagggagtgtatgTGAAGAGAGTGTAGGTGAAGAGAGTGTATGTGAAGAGAgtgtaggtgaagggagtgaaaGTGAAGGGAGTGTAGGTGAAGGGAGTAAAGTGAAGGGAGTGTAGGTGAAGAGAGTGTAGGTGAAGAGAgtgtaggtgaagggagtgaagggagtgaaaGTAAAGGGAgtgtaggtgaagggagtgaaagtgaagggagtgtaggtgaagggagtgaaggGAGTGTAGGTGAAGAGAGTGTAGGTGGAGAgtgtaggtgaagggagtgtatgtgaagggagtgaagggagtgtaggtgaagagagtgtaggtgaagggagtgaaagtgaagggagtgtaggtgaagggagtgtatgtgaagggagtgaagggagtgtaggtgaagggagtgtaggtgaagggagtgtaggtgaagagagtgtaggtgaagggagtgaaagtgaagggagtgtaggtgaagggagtgtaggtgaagggactgtaggtgaagggagtgaaagtgaagggagtgtaggtgaagggagtgtaggtgaagggagtgtaggtgaagggagtgtaggtgaagggagtgaaagtgaagggagtgtaggtgaagggagtgtaggtgaagagagtgaagggagtgtaggtgaagggagtgaaggtgaagggagtgaaagtgaagggagtgtaggtgaagggagtgaaggGAGTGTAGGTGAAGAGAGTGTAGGTGGAGAgtgtaggtgaagggagtgtatgTGAAGGGAGTGAAGGGAGTGTAGGTGAAGAGAGTGTAGGTGAAGAGAgtgtaggtgaagggagtgaaagtgaagggagtgtaggtgaagggagtgtatgtgaagggagtgaagggagtgtaggtgaagggagtgtaggtgaagggagtgtaggtgaagggagtgtaggtgaagggagtgtaggtgaagggagtgaaagtgaagggagtgtaggtgaagggagtgtaggtgaagggagtgtaggtgaagggagtgaaagtgaagggagtgtaggtgaagggagtgtaggtgaagggagtgaagggagtgtaggtgaagggagtgtaggtgaagggagtgaaagtgaagggagtgtaggtgaagggagtgtaggtgaagggagtgaagggagtgtaggtgaagggagtgaaagtgaagggagtgtaggtgaagggagtgaagggagtgtaggtgaagggagtgtatgTGAAGCAAGTGAATGGAGTGTAAGTGAAGGGAGTGAAGGTGAAGGGGGTGAAGACAgtgtaggtgaagggagtgTAAGTGAAGGGGTGAAGGGAGTGTAAGTGAAGGGGTGAACGGAGTGTAAGTGAAGGGGTGAACGGAGTGCAAGTGAAGGGGTGAAGGGACATGAGTGTATATGAAGCTCTTCCACCAGCTGAAATCATGTTTCATGTGCCATTTTCCTGGAAGCTCACAtatgaaatatttaaatgaacCATTTCAGTGGACCTGGACCATTTCATGAACTTTCTTGTGTTTGAATATTTGAAGAAATAGTTCATATTTGTTTAGCATATGCATGAGGCTTGTCACATTACATCTGCTTCAAGAGATGGCCAGCTTGCTGGACTATGTATTATCAGAAATGAAATTATGATAGTAAAATTGGGCTTTATTGATGTTATTATtgatattttttttcctttaacaAACTTTCCTTTAACATGAACTTTAATTCATGGCCCATGTACTATCAGTACATGGTGTAATGTAATGTACAATATAATGTTTgaaaaattattaaataatattgACATATTaattttcatttcattattCAAATTCAAGACATCATACATGAGCAATTATCAATTCTAACTATCTTTGTGTTTGCGTTATATGTTATGTGGCTGGTGTGTTATGGTTGGTTATATAGTTTAATTCTATGGTTTGCTCTGAAGTCAGTTCTCTGAAGAACCGTTCACCTGTCCCTCAGCTATCAGAGacccggaggaggaggaggaggaggaggacaacCAGGAGGCCGCCAGCACGGTGGGGACCCACGCAGGCACCACCACGGAGAAACCCCACGCAGGTCCCAACGAGAAGACGTCCGAGATACGTGACCTGTACGTGATCACGTCCAGTCCTGGGAAGCCGGAGAGCGACATGCCAGGTTGGTGTCTCGGCCTTATATTGGCTCTCGCAATGTGTGAAATACACATTATACGTGTATTTTATAATACACAATTCTATTCTAATACTCTATATTTCACGTGTTATATGTATATTAGCATTTTAGCTAAATCATGTTGGCctcagaaaaacaaagaaaaaacaacaaagcaAAAGCTGCTGTTTACTTGACTACAGTGAGCtacagtgacatctgctggCCACGGCTGTCATTGTTTGATAGGTCTGAACTGTAAATGCGCATTTTCACTCATTGCAGGAGAAAAAACGCTTTCACAGAGACACCAGATAGGGTTGAATATAAGCACTTAGACTACAGAATGGATGTAGAAGTAAGGCTAGGACATCAGTCTGCCAAGCAGTCTGGTTTGGACTTACTGTTATGTACTGTCCTTTGGACTTTTAACAAATTGTCCATAATTTCCTTGACCTCCCTGTTTAGGGATTGATTACCTTTGCCTATTCGATCATGGACTGATTGCCTTAACCTCTGATTGGGGATTGATTACCATAGCCTGCTCGTTCAGGGATTGATTGACTCTGGTATTCTGATCTGATGTTCTAGTTGATCATAGCTACAAAACTAAttaaaaaaactaattaaaatttAACTGATTTAGTTGCCAAGTAATACAATAATGATGTGGTTCCAACAATGATGCGATTTCTTGTTCCCAATGGCCAATTGAAATCATGTGACCTATTAGCTAATGTACTATCTTAGCTTTTTGATCTAATGTTTAACAAATTATCataaaatacaattaaaatCAAATTTTTTACATCATACTTTGTCACTGGCACAACTCCCTGATTTGTGTGGTGACCAACCATTGAGCCTCCGTTTGTATTTCTATACATATCGTCCATGTTTTACAGTGTGGACCATCTATGTCCTGGCCGCCCTGCTAACCCTAACCGTGATCGCGATGGTCGCTAAGCTACTTCTGCATGTCACTGTAAAGTAAGTACATCACGTCTGACACATGAACTTGGTCCTTACCTTCTGTTCTCTGGCATCTTGACCGGCAGACCCGCACCTCGGTGCACGGGGTAGATACACATAGCCTCCCTGCAATTTGCTGACCTCTACGCACAACGTGTCAGTCACCTTCGACCTCTTTCCCCACTGGTCAGACCACAAGATCACCGTTCACTGGGGTGAACGCTGGCGTCAGAGTGGGTGGCGTTTTCTCAGACTCTCCTGAGCAACTGCACCTGGTGGACAGAGTGCTCAGAGCTGCCTGCTGTAGTACGTAGCTCAGGGACGTAGCTCGAGGATGTAGCTCGCGGACGTAGCTCAGGGACGTAGCTCAGGGAAGTAGCTCGAGGACGTAGCTCGAGGACGTAGCTCAGGGACGTAGCTCAGGGACGTAGCTCGAGGACGTAGCTCGAGGACGTAGCTCATGGACGTAGCTCGGGACGTAGCTCGAGGACGTGGCTCGAGGACGTGGCTCGAGGACGTGGCTCGAGGACGTAGCTCAAGGACGTAGCTCGGGACGTAGCTCGGGACGTAGCTCGAGGACGTAGCTCGGGACGTAGCTCGAGGACGTAGCTCGGGACATAGCTCATGGACGTAGCTCGGGACGTAGCTCAAGGACGTGGCCTGAGGACGTAGCTCGAGGACGTAGCTCATGGACGTAGCTCGAGGACGTAGCTCAAGGACGTAGCTCGAGGACGTAGCTCGGGACATAGCTCATGGACGTAGCTCGGGACGTAGCTCATGGACGTAGCTCAAGGACGTAGCTCAAGGACGTAGCTCGGGACATAGCTCAAGGACGTAGCTCAAGGACGTAGCTCAGGGATGTAGCTCAAGGACGTAGCTCAGGGACGTAGCTCAAGGATGTAGCTCATGGACGTAGCTCATGGACGTAGCTCAAGGACGTAGCTCGAGGACGTAGCTCATGGACGTAGCTCGAGGCGGTGGCAGATTTACTGTTGCTGCTTTATGCTCAATGGATGTTTTGTGTGGCACTTAAGATTTTACAAGGCAAATTTTAGTTGACATCACTGGCAGTTTCATTTGAACCTTgatggatctctctctctctctctccctctttctttgcCCTTCTCCACACCTCTCTATACACCCCTCTCTTCTGTCTTCTCTCATCTTCTTTTTGTATCTCCTCTGAATCtgtgtttttctctttctttcatcATTCTACCACCCCTCATCACTCTGTTCTACCACCCCTGTTCTACCACTCCTGCCCACCCTACTCTCCCACCCCTCTCTGTGTGGTTTGTCCTCTGTCTCAGGTCGTCCACTGTCCCTGCCATCAGTGCTGCAGAGTCGTGTGCTCCGAGCGCCGTGTCTGACCCCTGGATTATCTTCTACAGACCCTCAACCATCTCCCTCTTCAAGAAGAAGCTCAAGAGTCACCATGGGGACCTCAGTCCCCTGGTGGGCAACTAACAGCTGTGCTGCCCTCACACTGCTGTGGGCCTGTATGGACacttacacactaacacacccaaaccccccccccccccccccccccccccattcccccctcccacacacacacacacatacacacacacacacactaactgggCAGGCTTATTTGCTTTCTGCTACGGATCTATAAAGAAGGCACTCTCCCAGTCTCCCAGTGACTGGCACAGGGTCCAGCCAGTGAGGTTGAGCACTTGATGAGGAATTGGACCAAAATGTTTTGAACTGGATAACAAGAGCTGGATATCATTGAACACTGAAATTACAGCTTCAGTTCACATCTCAGCCAATTATGTCTGATCTGACAAAGAGGATTCCAAAGGCAAGTGATTGGATTGGCGGTGGCATTTTAGGGGGTGTGTCCTCCACCTCTTCACTGAACCACGACAAAGCGTCATTTTACTGTCCAATATGCCTAAAGATCACTGGGCGGTGGAGAGGACCAGCAATTTCCTTGTGTGCTTTTTGCAATTGTTGACATTTGAAGACCAATCCGTGATAACAATCTGTGTTAAAGAAAGAGGGTCCTACCATGGAACACGCTGTAACACGAATCGGCTCACATAACCACCTTAAAGCCGCCACAGACAATCGGCCTTTCTGGGAGACAGAAACGCGATTCTGTTTCAGGCCCTTGTTTGCCTTGCGTATGTAGGTCATCTCTTCAGAGTGAACAGAAGGACCCTGTCTCCTGAGGTGAACAACATGACCCCGAGGTGCACTGGCAGACAAAGGTCGTGGAACTGGTGGGACACATTCTGATGTCGGTACGATTAGCGGTAAAACACCAAATAATACAGCTGTACACAAAATCCAGGACTGCTACAGCTTGGATAGTGATCAGAACATTAGGAACTTCTATTGGACCTCTTTAAACGttctttcttttcattttgtttttttctttttgttgtgGATTTTGATTATTGTGACTTTTGTCTTATTGTGTCAAGTGTCTGTAAGTGCCTTAAAGGTTGGAATTTAGttttttatcatttttattttgcttgtttttttgttttttttcttctgcgaAGCCATCAATGCCATGGATTCTAGTTCGAGTAGTGTTTGAAGCTGAGGCTGGTGGACCttctgagatgtttgtttttcccgtgctggtgttggtgctgctgCTTGCTGTGCTCTCCAGAGTTCAGGACTGAGACCACGTAGACGCTGATGTTTCAGACGTTGAGCGGCTTCTGTCCAAGAACCATCAAAAGCATCAGAGCACTTCCAGTCCGGAGCCACGGCACCAACGCCATGAAAAATTCCTCTCAAACAATTTGCTCTTTCTCCTGTTCCTCCACTTCGTGGGTTCCGAGAGGTCGAGAGCTTCTCCTGTGTTCGTCTGCTGTGACACAGTCCCCGCCGTT
The genomic region above belongs to Brachyhypopomus gauderio isolate BG-103 chromosome 3, BGAUD_0.2, whole genome shotgun sequence and contains:
- the kremen1 gene encoding kremen protein 1, producing MEAGYACFCGNDLDYHLHGDAPSLECSHGCFGDQQQPCGGDGHVIVFDSKVGSCGGNYTSPSAVIYSPDFPDKYAPGRVCYWTIQVPGASVLLLNFTFFNIMDQADMVELLDGYTHQVVARFDGRNPPREVINITVDFVILYFYSDRTNQAQGFSLIYHAIRDPEEEEEEEDNQEAASTVGTHAGTTTEKPHAGPNEKTSEIRDLYVITSSPGKPESDMPVWTIYVLAALLTLTVIAMVAKLLLHVTVKSSTVPAISAAESCAPSAVSDPWIIFYRPSTISLFKKKLKSHHGDLSPLVGN